A single genomic interval of Cellvibrio sp. PSBB023 harbors:
- the tcdA gene encoding tRNA cyclic N6-threonylcarbamoyladenosine(37) synthase TcdA, which translates to MTRSLTPAYLQRFGGIARLYGQAALPALTNAHFAVIGLGGVGTWVAEALARSGVGELTLIEMDEVCITNTNRQSHALQSTIGQSKNQVISERLRDINPELIIHSVEDFIDDQNMKMLIGKQHHVVIDAIDAAHLKARLVAYCLAIKVRLITIGSSGGKRNPQAVTVDDLGRSICDPMLGKVRTQLYRHHNFARDKNRKFRVDAVYSTEQMVYPKPDGSVCMDKQALADGVKLDCAGGFGSSMMVTASFGLIAANRALERYLAKVL; encoded by the coding sequence ATGACCAGATCTCTCACCCCCGCTTACCTCCAACGCTTTGGTGGTATCGCGCGACTTTACGGCCAAGCTGCCCTGCCCGCACTGACCAATGCGCATTTTGCGGTGATTGGTTTGGGCGGTGTGGGGACCTGGGTCGCGGAGGCGCTGGCGCGCAGTGGTGTGGGCGAGCTGACACTGATCGAGATGGATGAGGTGTGCATCACCAATACCAACCGCCAATCCCACGCCTTGCAGTCCACCATTGGCCAATCCAAAAACCAGGTGATTTCCGAGCGCCTGCGCGATATCAACCCCGAACTGATTATTCATTCGGTGGAGGATTTCATCGACGATCAAAATATGAAAATGCTGATTGGCAAACAGCACCATGTGGTGATTGATGCGATTGACGCTGCCCACTTGAAAGCGAGGCTAGTGGCTTATTGTTTGGCGATTAAAGTGCGCTTGATCACCATCGGTTCCTCCGGCGGCAAGCGCAACCCGCAAGCGGTCACGGTGGATGATCTGGGCCGCAGCATTTGCGACCCCATGCTTGGCAAAGTGCGCACCCAGTTGTATCGCCACCACAATTTTGCGCGCGATAAAAACCGCAAGTTCCGCGTGGATGCCGTCTACTCCACCGAGCAGATGGTCTACCCCAAACCCGACGGTTCAGTGTGCATGGATAAACAAGCACTGGCCGATGGTGTAAAGCTGGATTGCGCGGGTGGTTTTGGCTCCAGCATGATGGTCACTGCCAGTTTTGGTTTGATAGCAGCGAATCGTGCGCTTGAGCGTTATTTGGCAAAAGTGCTGTAA
- a CDS encoding ATP/GTP-binding protein, whose product MLRKFSVKNFRNFSDWLIFDLSSQQYEFNSHVVRDGSIQHAMVYGPNGGGKSNLGLAMVDPILHLIDSPSFLSSLDNNYLNGGHGVELAEFAFEFCIDGVDIAYRYGKKSRVQMVYENLIIGGNEVLDIDRRKSHHAVIHLQGAESLKTDVGNSEISLLKYVRNNAILDETPINQVLAKLFEFIEGMVFFRSLDSTRTGEYVGKNIGVKRLSQSIIESGSLTDFEEFLNEAGIECSLFVDLSNKGEKSIYFDFGDKKLEFASAASTGTLSLGIFYFWWLRFQSKEVTFAYMDEFDAFYHHALASNILNKIAHSSCQTIMTTHNTGVMSNDLLRPDCYFILDKTIKPITALTGKELRKAHNLEKIYKGMSN is encoded by the coding sequence ATGTTGCGCAAATTTTCCGTGAAAAATTTCCGAAACTTCTCTGATTGGCTAATTTTTGACCTATCAAGCCAGCAATACGAGTTTAACTCCCATGTGGTAAGGGATGGGAGTATTCAGCATGCCATGGTTTACGGACCTAACGGTGGCGGAAAGTCCAATCTAGGCTTGGCCATGGTTGACCCAATATTGCATCTTATCGACTCACCCAGCTTCCTCAGCTCGCTGGATAATAACTACCTCAATGGTGGCCACGGCGTCGAACTCGCTGAATTTGCCTTCGAATTTTGCATTGACGGAGTCGACATAGCCTACCGTTACGGCAAAAAGTCTCGCGTGCAAATGGTTTACGAAAATCTAATTATTGGTGGTAATGAAGTCTTAGATATAGACCGCCGCAAATCCCACCATGCCGTCATTCATCTGCAAGGAGCTGAATCGCTCAAAACTGATGTGGGTAATTCTGAGATTTCTCTGCTTAAATATGTGCGCAACAACGCTATTTTAGATGAAACACCAATCAATCAGGTGTTGGCCAAGCTATTTGAGTTTATTGAAGGCATGGTTTTTTTCAGATCACTAGATTCCACCCGAACCGGTGAATATGTGGGGAAAAATATTGGTGTGAAACGCTTATCACAAAGCATTATTGAGAGTGGATCATTAACAGACTTTGAAGAATTCCTTAATGAGGCAGGCATCGAATGCTCACTCTTTGTTGACCTAAGTAACAAAGGCGAAAAAAGTATTTATTTTGACTTTGGCGACAAGAAGCTGGAGTTTGCTTCAGCCGCGTCTACCGGCACACTCTCGCTGGGCATTTTTTACTTTTGGTGGCTGCGTTTTCAAAGCAAAGAGGTCACATTTGCCTACATGGATGAGTTCGATGCGTTCTATCATCATGCACTAGCGTCTAATATCCTCAACAAAATTGCTCATTCCAGTTGCCAAACCATTATGACCACTCACAATACTGGCGTAATGAGCAACGACCTTCTGCGACCAGATTGCTATTTTATTCTGGATAAAACTATAAAACCCATTACAGCACTGACAGGCAAAGAACTTCGCAAAGCGCACAACTTAGAGAAGATTTACAAAGGGATGTCCAACTAA
- a CDS encoding response regulator transcription factor: MNTAAFATAYLIDDDSITLELMEGIIEPIGVTPLCFNSAEAFLSAYSPRPCECVISDMRMPGVSGLQLHKVLQARYPVPPPLIIVTGYAEVSAAVEAMKQGAFDFVEKPIQGHQFLEKLQAALALSRELHHQRLQLATREARIALLTPKEQEVLQEVLEGLSSKDIAAKLNLSVRTVENHRARIMEKLRVGSALELMRDFISHGR; encoded by the coding sequence ATGAATACCGCTGCGTTTGCCACTGCGTACCTGATCGACGATGACAGTATTACCCTGGAATTAATGGAAGGCATTATTGAACCGATCGGCGTGACACCGCTCTGTTTTAACAGTGCTGAGGCGTTTCTCAGTGCTTACAGCCCCCGCCCCTGTGAGTGTGTAATTTCCGATATGCGCATGCCCGGCGTGAGCGGCTTGCAATTGCACAAAGTCTTACAGGCACGCTACCCGGTGCCGCCCCCGCTGATTATTGTCACCGGTTATGCTGAAGTGAGTGCGGCGGTGGAGGCGATGAAGCAGGGCGCTTTTGATTTTGTAGAAAAGCCCATTCAGGGCCATCAGTTTTTGGAGAAGTTACAAGCGGCGCTGGCACTCAGCCGCGAGTTGCACCACCAGCGCTTGCAATTGGCCACCCGCGAGGCGCGCATCGCCCTGTTAACCCCCAAAGAACAGGAAGTATTGCAGGAGGTATTGGAGGGCTTATCCAGTAAGGACATTGCCGCCAAGCTCAATTTGAGTGTGCGCACGGTGGAGAATCATCGCGCGCGCATTATGGAGAAATTGCGCGTGGGTTCAGCGCTGGAATTGATGCGCGATTTTATAAGCCACGGGCGCTAG